A genomic stretch from Pectobacterium carotovorum includes:
- a CDS encoding type II toxin-antitoxin system HicA family toxin, whose translation MKQSEFRRWLESQGVEVSNGTNHLKLRYNGNRSVMPRHPSAEIKEPLRKAILKQLGLK comes from the coding sequence GTGAAGCAAAGCGAGTTCAGGCGGTGGCTTGAATCTCAGGGGGTTGAGGTTTCAAACGGTACAAACCATTTGAAGCTGAGATACAACGGGAACCGAAGTGTAATGCCGAGGCACCCGAGCGCTGAGATAAAAGAACCACTGCGAAAGGCCATACTGAAACAGCTTGGCCTGAAATAA
- a CDS encoding type II toxin-antitoxin system HicB family antitoxin, translated as MRYPVNLDPDSGGYVVSFPDIPEALTQGDTREDALKEALDALVTAFEFYFEDNQRIPAPGNITGDCVEVPASIAAKVLMLNAFVDSGLTQVELASRMGVKKQEVTRLFDLHHSTKIDTIQKAISAMGLRLELVVA; from the coding sequence ATGCGATATCCAGTAAATTTAGACCCGGATTCAGGCGGCTACGTTGTGTCGTTTCCTGATATACCGGAAGCCCTGACGCAAGGGGATACGCGGGAAGACGCGTTAAAAGAGGCGCTGGATGCGCTGGTTACAGCCTTCGAGTTTTATTTCGAGGATAACCAGCGTATTCCGGCACCAGGTAACATAACGGGTGATTGCGTAGAGGTTCCGGCCAGCATTGCTGCTAAGGTTTTAATGCTGAATGCGTTTGTTGATTCCGGCTTAACTCAGGTTGAGCTGGCGTCACGCATGGGTGTAAAAAAACAGGAGGTAACCCGACTGTTTGATCTGCATCACTCAACGAAAATAGACACAATTCAAAAGGCGATCTCTGCAATGGGATTGCGCTTGGAACTGGTGGTCGCTTAA
- a CDS encoding antitermination protein, with translation MRIESALKYFSPKSQQITDTSRNTSSDALTGTDMMGAIGLCQSKAGFGVSALLGRAGISEEDKERAIAELTQYAKRTAPKLVTKAAGGKLGRCMVILSGLAFEEYSRSASTSIKCPNCEGKGLIQSSREVVKYPGYVGADGEEKIPERKAVEVVTEKCKHCDGKGVRLARCRCNGTGKIRDMDESKRQGAPVYKGCDRCAGRGYRRQPGSAAYRAISALLPDLQERTWNRNWKPFFEKLVDKCDREEGRADIAFKKMTE, from the coding sequence ATGCGTATTGAATCAGCCTTAAAATATTTCAGCCCTAAATCCCAGCAGATTACGGACACATCACGGAACACCAGCTCGGATGCGTTAACAGGCACCGACATGATGGGGGCTATTGGCCTATGCCAGTCTAAGGCGGGGTTTGGTGTATCAGCATTGTTAGGCAGGGCAGGGATTAGTGAAGAGGATAAAGAACGAGCCATTGCAGAACTAACGCAATACGCGAAACGCACCGCACCGAAACTGGTAACAAAAGCCGCTGGCGGCAAGCTAGGGCGTTGCATGGTGATTCTATCGGGATTGGCGTTTGAGGAGTATTCCCGATCTGCGTCCACCAGCATTAAATGCCCTAACTGCGAAGGTAAGGGGCTTATTCAATCCTCCCGTGAAGTTGTCAAATACCCCGGATATGTTGGCGCGGACGGTGAGGAGAAAATACCGGAGAGAAAAGCTGTCGAGGTTGTGACCGAGAAATGCAAACATTGTGACGGAAAGGGCGTCAGGCTGGCGCGTTGCAGGTGTAACGGTACTGGGAAGATACGCGACATGGACGAGTCGAAGCGTCAGGGCGCTCCTGTTTACAAGGGGTGCGATCGTTGCGCTGGGCGTGGGTACAGGAGGCAACCAGGATCGGCCGCATATCGAGCTATCTCCGCTCTACTGCCTGATCTGCAAGAGAGGACATGGAACCGGAACTGGAAGCCTTTTTTTGAAAAGCTGGTGGACAAGTGCGACAGAGAAGAGGGGCGAGCTGATATTGCATTCAAAAAGATGACAGAATAA
- a CDS encoding site-specific DNA-methyltransferase — protein MLKKTAINIKTDGTHLYQGDCLNLLSMMEDSSVDLIVTSPPYADQRKGTYGGISPDKYVEWFTPIAEQLHRVLKPTGSFVLNIKEKAVNGERHTYVLELILRMRQLGWLWTEEYIWHKKNSFPGKWPNRFRDSWERCIHFTKSKKFAMYQDAVMVPMGDWKKDRLKKLSAKDTIRDESRVGSGFGKNISNWQEREMAYPTNVLHMATECGNKSHSAAFPESLPEWFIKLFTQPGDVILDPFAGSGTTLLVSERLSRNSIGFELLPSHCEVAKNRVGLEQNSLNGFVTFSKTTE, from the coding sequence ATGTTAAAAAAAACCGCCATAAATATCAAAACCGATGGAACACATCTCTATCAGGGTGACTGTCTTAATTTATTATCCATGATGGAAGATTCATCCGTTGATCTTATTGTTACATCCCCACCGTATGCCGATCAGCGAAAAGGCACCTATGGCGGAATTTCACCTGACAAGTATGTGGAATGGTTTACCCCAATTGCTGAGCAGTTACATCGCGTTCTCAAGCCAACAGGTTCGTTTGTGCTTAACATCAAAGAAAAAGCGGTGAATGGAGAAAGACATACATACGTGCTTGAGTTGATTTTGCGTATGCGCCAGTTAGGTTGGCTGTGGACGGAAGAGTACATTTGGCATAAAAAAAACTCATTTCCTGGCAAGTGGCCAAACCGGTTTCGTGATTCTTGGGAGCGCTGTATCCATTTTACAAAATCAAAAAAATTCGCAATGTACCAAGATGCAGTAATGGTTCCTATGGGTGACTGGAAGAAGGATCGTCTGAAAAAACTCAGCGCAAAAGATACTATCCGGGATGAGTCGCGTGTTGGGAGCGGGTTTGGAAAAAACATATCCAACTGGCAAGAAAGGGAGATGGCTTATCCTACCAACGTTCTGCACATGGCTACTGAATGCGGGAATAAAAGCCATAGCGCAGCTTTCCCTGAATCGCTCCCCGAGTGGTTTATCAAACTTTTTACACAACCAGGTGATGTCATATTGGATCCTTTTGCAGGCTCAGGAACAACATTGTTGGTTTCTGAGAGGCTCTCAAGAAACTCTATTGGTTTCGAGCTATTGCCATCCCATTGTGAGGTTGCAAAAAATCGCGTTGGACTAGAGCAGAATAGCCTGAATGGATTTGTTACATTTAGCAAAACTACTGAATAA
- a CDS encoding replicative DNA helicase: MTSFWRNYDIESAFIGCLFLRGLDSEVLEIINRVPEGAFASLQLREIYRGVRQQAKTTGVIDPVLLSDAMPTYSAIIIETGRSAQGTAMLKPYADSLLRNAAIREAEDALSNAQKIIGGARTPEEAVRAVNDAKGVIAALSFNSGTISPIHIDELLPRVVDRLDAKMAGESDGRSLLTGIEDLDLLTGGFDPTDLIFIAARPSMGKTESVLDITDSVSAKGGGVLLFSMEMSDDQITDRMVSAAGGLPVSKLRAPEHLDDESWARISRGIGQMTGRPIWIIDASELTVTEIESISAAHKIAHPETVLVIVDYLGLIKTEGSKRYDLEIGDVSKGLKRIAKTQRTPVIALSQLSRSVESRVNKRPVNADMKNSGEIEADADVIMMLYRDEVYNPDSPAKGVAEINITKNRNGPLGTVYRRFFNGHFFPINQDEAKKLSTPEVQQAGRSRPYKKSYRNGSDNAY; encoded by the coding sequence ATGACGTCTTTCTGGAGAAATTACGATATCGAAAGCGCTTTTATTGGCTGCCTGTTCCTGCGCGGATTGGATAGTGAAGTTTTGGAGATTATCAACCGAGTGCCTGAGGGGGCGTTTGCTTCGCTTCAGCTTCGTGAAATTTACAGAGGGGTACGCCAGCAGGCAAAAACAACCGGAGTGATTGACCCTGTTTTGCTGAGTGATGCCATGCCGACCTATTCAGCAATCATTATCGAAACCGGAAGAAGCGCGCAAGGAACGGCAATGTTGAAGCCGTATGCAGATTCACTGTTGCGCAATGCGGCCATTCGGGAAGCGGAAGACGCCTTAAGCAATGCACAGAAGATTATCGGGGGAGCGAGAACGCCGGAAGAGGCAGTGAGAGCGGTCAATGATGCAAAGGGTGTGATTGCGGCACTCAGTTTTAACTCAGGCACTATTAGCCCGATTCACATTGACGAGCTGCTGCCCCGCGTTGTCGATCGCCTGGATGCCAAAATGGCCGGAGAGAGCGACGGGCGATCATTGCTAACCGGTATTGAGGATCTGGATTTGCTTACTGGCGGATTCGACCCCACCGATCTGATTTTCATCGCCGCGCGGCCATCGATGGGGAAAACGGAATCTGTGCTTGATATCACCGATAGCGTCAGCGCTAAAGGCGGCGGCGTTCTGCTGTTCAGCATGGAAATGTCTGATGACCAGATAACAGACCGCATGGTTTCTGCGGCTGGTGGATTGCCCGTATCCAAACTGAGAGCACCTGAACACCTTGATGATGAGAGCTGGGCGCGGATATCTCGGGGTATAGGTCAGATGACAGGCCGCCCTATCTGGATCATTGATGCTTCGGAACTGACTGTTACGGAAATAGAGAGCATTTCGGCAGCACACAAAATAGCCCACCCGGAAACGGTACTGGTTATCGTTGACTATCTCGGCCTGATTAAAACAGAGGGCAGCAAACGTTACGACCTTGAAATAGGTGACGTATCAAAGGGGTTGAAGCGGATTGCAAAGACGCAGCGTACGCCCGTCATTGCCCTGAGTCAGCTATCAAGAAGCGTGGAATCCAGAGTAAACAAACGCCCAGTTAACGCTGATATGAAGAACTCAGGGGAGATAGAGGCAGATGCTGACGTCATCATGATGCTGTACCGCGACGAAGTTTATAACCCCGACTCACCCGCTAAAGGGGTTGCCGAAATAAACATTACTAAAAACAGAAATGGCCCACTAGGTACGGTGTATCGCCGTTTCTTCAACGGGCATTTTTTCCCGATCAACCAGGATGAGGCGAAAAAACTTTCCACCCCTGAAGTTCAGCAGGCCGGAAGATCTCGCCCATACAAAAAAAGCTATCGCAACGGGAGTGACAATGCGTACTGA
- a CDS encoding phage minor head protein, whose protein sequence is MARAVRRMPRRPRPASRDGVLRGAAVFAPISAGQEYQHRITREFELMRADVVQQVHSLYETQSPTLDGATLDASLVNAASGVLRRLRRKWQGIFDDMTDKATARMVERVTGSAGTAVKRSLDEIGEGVSLRLDMQSAAVKETIRAGSQAAASLIKRVPAKYLEQVGDEVMRSISNGRGLEDLQPALDEYGVKVRNWAKNVALDQTRKVYSDTSLAGFKSAGIRKFEWVHSGGSNDPREYHMLDWPAGLNGGIFDIDDPPIIDKRTGERGFPGQLPFCRCTKRPVVDFEDEQ, encoded by the coding sequence ATGGCGAGAGCAGTTCGCAGAATGCCCCGCCGTCCACGTCCGGCCAGTCGTGACGGTGTATTACGCGGCGCGGCGGTTTTTGCCCCCATCAGTGCGGGACAGGAATACCAACACCGCATTACGCGTGAATTCGAACTGATGCGCGCAGACGTAGTTCAGCAAGTCCATTCCCTCTATGAAACCCAATCACCCACGCTCGACGGCGCAACACTGGATGCCAGTCTTGTTAACGCCGCGTCAGGGGTGCTGCGTCGCCTGCGCCGAAAATGGCAGGGCATTTTTGACGATATGACCGACAAGGCCACCGCGCGAATGGTTGAGCGCGTCACAGGCAGCGCTGGCACAGCAGTAAAACGCAGTCTGGACGAAATCGGCGAGGGGGTTTCTCTTCGCCTCGACATGCAATCCGCCGCAGTGAAGGAAACGATACGCGCTGGCAGCCAGGCAGCAGCAAGTCTGATTAAACGTGTTCCGGCTAAATACCTAGAACAAGTCGGTGATGAGGTGATGCGTTCAATATCGAACGGACGGGGGCTGGAAGACCTGCAACCTGCGCTGGATGAATACGGCGTTAAGGTTCGCAACTGGGCTAAAAACGTCGCACTTGATCAGACGCGTAAGGTTTACAGCGACACATCACTCGCCGGATTTAAAAGCGCCGGCATTCGTAAATTTGAATGGGTGCACAGCGGCGGCAGTAATGACCCGCGTGAGTACCACATGCTGGACTGGCCTGCAGGATTGAATGGCGGGATTTTCGATATTGATGATCCACCCATCATTGACAAGCGAACAGGAGAGCGCGGCTTTCCCGGTCAGCTCCCGTTTTGCCGTTGTACAAAGCGCCCGGTGGTGGATTTTGAGGATGAGCAATGA
- a CDS encoding DUF1073 domain-containing protein, whose translation MGWFRKKKRKAENPPVQRESFFSTHAISGDSGSVTSALSSVLTRIFSKVPTAAPSGTMDSMDGDGSLISPEVSADGAFSHSLALWYANQGFLGHTLCALIAQHWLINKACVMPGRDAIRRGYTVKKSGGGELPPDVLSLVNHYDEHFDITGQMRDYVSFGRTFGIRVALFDVRSTDPKYYEKPFNPDGITPFSYRGIVQVDPQWCTPELSGAAMANPEKPGFMTPTHWMINGKRYHRSHLMVFIPFPVADILKPAYQYGGVSVPQRIMERVYAAERVANEAPHMALTKRSTVLKTDMAKVMSNQDAFEESLSQWIKYRDNYGVKVADMTEDDVQQFDTSLADFDNLIMTQYQLVAAGAHVPGTKLLGTQPKGFNTTGEYEESNYHEELESLQTHDLTPILRRHHLLLMRSHIAPKLGIKPITLSHTWNPLDSLTAKEVAEINEINSRTDLNLVNTGSIDQYDARDRLIADPRSGYSGITRAEPPDEETREDNREDRVNGESSSQNAPPSTSGQS comes from the coding sequence GTGGGATGGTTCAGGAAAAAGAAACGCAAAGCTGAAAACCCGCCTGTGCAGCGCGAGAGCTTCTTTTCAACTCACGCAATCAGCGGAGATAGTGGATCGGTCACCAGCGCATTAAGCAGCGTGCTGACGCGCATTTTTAGCAAAGTACCCACAGCAGCGCCTTCCGGCACAATGGATAGCATGGACGGTGACGGATCGCTGATATCTCCAGAGGTGTCTGCTGACGGGGCATTCAGCCATTCACTCGCGCTGTGGTATGCAAATCAGGGCTTCCTCGGTCACACGCTGTGTGCGCTGATTGCGCAGCACTGGTTGATTAATAAAGCGTGCGTGATGCCGGGGCGCGATGCCATTCGGCGCGGTTACACCGTTAAAAAGTCTGGCGGCGGTGAATTGCCTCCTGACGTGCTGTCGCTGGTTAATCACTACGACGAGCATTTTGATATTACCGGACAGATGCGCGATTACGTGTCGTTCGGTCGCACATTCGGTATTCGCGTCGCGCTATTCGATGTCCGCAGCACAGACCCGAAATATTACGAAAAACCGTTTAATCCCGATGGCATCACGCCATTCAGTTATCGGGGTATTGTTCAGGTTGATCCGCAATGGTGCACGCCAGAGCTGAGCGGTGCGGCAATGGCAAATCCTGAAAAACCCGGATTCATGACGCCGACGCACTGGATGATAAACGGTAAACGCTATCACCGATCACACCTGATGGTTTTCATCCCGTTCCCTGTCGCTGACATTCTCAAGCCTGCCTATCAGTACGGCGGGGTATCAGTACCGCAGCGCATCATGGAGCGCGTCTACGCTGCTGAACGAGTGGCAAACGAAGCGCCGCACATGGCGTTAACGAAGCGCTCAACGGTACTGAAAACCGATATGGCGAAGGTGATGTCGAATCAAGACGCCTTCGAAGAAAGCCTTTCGCAGTGGATCAAGTATCGTGACAACTACGGCGTAAAAGTTGCTGACATGACAGAGGATGATGTCCAGCAGTTTGATACGTCGCTGGCGGATTTTGACAACTTGATCATGACGCAATACCAACTTGTGGCTGCTGGTGCACATGTGCCTGGTACAAAGCTACTCGGCACCCAGCCAAAAGGCTTTAACACCACGGGTGAGTATGAAGAGTCGAATTATCACGAAGAGTTGGAAAGCCTACAAACGCACGACCTGACGCCAATACTGCGCCGTCACCACCTTCTGCTGATGCGCTCACATATCGCCCCTAAGTTGGGTATTAAGCCCATAACGCTCAGTCATACATGGAACCCGCTGGATTCTCTGACCGCGAAAGAGGTTGCAGAGATTAACGAAATCAACAGCCGCACAGATTTGAACCTGGTCAATACCGGCAGCATTGACCAGTACGACGCGCGCGATCGCCTGATTGCCGATCCGCGCAGCGGGTACAGCGGCATAACGCGAGCGGAGCCGCCTGACGAGGAAACCAGAGAGGACAACCGAGAGGATCGAGTAAATGGCGAGAGCAGTTCGCAGAATGCCCCGCCGTCCACGTCCGGCCAGTCGTGA
- a CDS encoding DNA cytosine methyltransferase, producing the protein MTSLIKDQKPPLFYGSVCSGIEAASVAWKGLGWHPAWFSEIEPFPCKLLNTRYPSVNNIGNMLNAPSLLRSGQIAAPDILIGGTPCQAFSVSGRREGLSDPRGQLTLAFVDIADAIDNVRKGENKPESIIVWENVTGVLNSADNAFGCFLGALAGESSALQPARGRWPNAGIVSGPSRTVAWRVLDAKFFGVAQQRKRVFVIASARPDFDPGAALFESQPVRPRSKNYYGAPKKSESGANSGIEREFKTYCIDAIPRYTGTLVANYTGTSSQDMAMLGGLITETNPVRVRRLTPTECERLQGFPVGYTDLGGTSMTRRYHALGNSMAVPIIKWLGEQIDLHRIK; encoded by the coding sequence ATGACCAGTTTGATAAAAGACCAAAAACCCCCGCTATTCTACGGATCGGTATGTTCAGGCATTGAAGCTGCCAGCGTTGCGTGGAAAGGTTTGGGTTGGCACCCTGCGTGGTTCAGCGAAATTGAACCATTCCCATGCAAGTTATTGAATACGCGATATCCCAGCGTGAATAACATTGGCAATATGCTTAACGCCCCATCGTTATTACGATCGGGACAGATAGCAGCACCAGATATTTTAATCGGTGGTACGCCGTGCCAGGCGTTCAGCGTGTCGGGTAGACGAGAGGGTTTAAGCGATCCGCGAGGACAGTTAACGCTGGCATTTGTTGATATTGCCGACGCAATAGACAACGTGCGAAAGGGCGAAAATAAGCCGGAATCAATTATTGTTTGGGAAAACGTAACAGGGGTATTAAACAGTGCAGACAACGCATTCGGTTGCTTTCTCGGCGCGCTGGCCGGAGAAAGTAGCGCATTACAGCCAGCAAGGGGAAGATGGCCGAACGCTGGTATTGTGTCTGGACCATCGCGCACCGTTGCTTGGCGAGTTCTCGATGCTAAATTTTTCGGAGTCGCCCAGCAGCGTAAGCGAGTGTTTGTTATTGCAAGCGCTCGACCAGACTTCGATCCCGGAGCCGCTTTATTTGAGTCCCAGCCAGTGCGCCCGCGCTCTAAAAACTATTATGGAGCGCCGAAAAAATCCGAATCAGGCGCTAATTCAGGCATTGAAAGAGAATTCAAAACCTACTGCATAGACGCGATCCCGCGCTACACAGGAACGCTGGTGGCCAACTACACCGGAACGTCATCACAGGATATGGCGATGCTCGGCGGTCTGATTACAGAAACGAACCCTGTCAGGGTTCGCAGGCTCACCCCTACTGAATGCGAACGGTTACAGGGGTTTCCTGTTGGCTACACTGATCTTGGTGGTACATCAATGACGCGACGTTACCACGCGCTGGGAAATTCTATGGCGGTTCCGATCATTAAGTGGCTGGGTGAGCAGATAGATTTACACCGCATAAAGTAA
- a CDS encoding helix-turn-helix domain-containing protein: MRTDNQEHKTLFTIPSQSHGTEMATTKPLPPQRAITGHKQTDAYLWVLEVIKLNEPAHLPAAEEALKKLKITPKDAQRHYSDYLIKSGADPMQAALGTFLMDNPQGYINRARQGISKASEVRAVFGDYETALEDTEAEKRMLSGEMADVYSTCWGWTEKEIKDKCMYGKRVFEVAEQRYAMSKGFRGQLPEPETLSDVVREFQYWGWLYWMRDSAAKELGYEYGDSDRDHIGDREDYLRERLATIKPVSRCEAVDVCRWVLENESLNDLGEKTDNIILNLVGECG, translated from the coding sequence ATGCGTACTGATAACCAAGAACATAAAACACTTTTTACCATCCCGTCACAGTCACACGGTACGGAGATGGCGACAACGAAGCCGCTACCACCCCAGCGAGCGATTACGGGCCATAAACAAACCGATGCTTACTTGTGGGTGCTGGAAGTCATCAAGCTGAATGAACCAGCACATTTACCAGCAGCAGAAGAAGCGCTAAAAAAGCTGAAGATAACCCCTAAGGATGCTCAACGGCACTATTCGGATTATCTAATCAAATCCGGTGCTGACCCGATGCAAGCCGCCCTTGGTACGTTTCTTATGGATAACCCTCAGGGATACATCAACAGGGCAAGGCAGGGAATCAGCAAAGCCTCAGAGGTACGGGCTGTTTTTGGCGACTACGAAACCGCACTGGAAGACACTGAAGCCGAAAAAAGAATGCTCTCTGGTGAAATGGCTGATGTTTATTCAACGTGCTGGGGGTGGACGGAAAAAGAGATCAAAGACAAGTGCATGTACGGAAAACGAGTCTTTGAGGTTGCCGAACAGCGGTACGCCATGTCAAAGGGTTTCAGGGGGCAACTACCAGAGCCGGAAACGCTGTCTGATGTGGTGCGCGAGTTTCAGTATTGGGGCTGGCTTTACTGGATGCGTGATAGCGCCGCCAAAGAGTTGGGGTATGAATACGGTGATAGCGATCGCGATCATATAGGAGACAGGGAGGACTACTTGCGGGAGCGATTGGCAACCATTAAGCCGGTATCTCGATGTGAGGCTGTAGATGTTTGCAGATGGGTACTGGAAAACGAAAGCCTAAACGATCTGGGCGAGAAGACAGATAACATCATTTTAAATCTGGTGGGGGAGTGTGGCTAA
- a CDS encoding lysozyme, translating to MNPTLKARIAKAAGGGALAIAIVLIQWFEGVRYTPYYDVAGILTVCYGHTGSDIIIGKTYTQAECDELLEKDMAPVAAAVERHVKVPMSDFRKASLISFTYNVGVGSLTRSTMLRKLNAGDTSEACDELKRWNKAGGKVWRGLVDRRAVERELCLAT from the coding sequence ATGAACCCGACATTAAAAGCACGCATTGCGAAAGCCGCCGGTGGTGGCGCTCTGGCGATTGCTATCGTTCTCATTCAGTGGTTTGAGGGCGTTCGATATACGCCATATTACGATGTCGCCGGAATCCTGACAGTCTGCTATGGGCATACGGGATCCGATATCATCATCGGAAAAACGTACACGCAAGCTGAGTGCGATGAGTTGCTGGAAAAAGATATGGCTCCGGTTGCTGCGGCTGTCGAGCGACACGTCAAAGTTCCAATGAGCGATTTTCGCAAAGCTTCGCTGATTTCGTTTACGTACAACGTGGGTGTTGGTTCTCTGACTCGCTCAACAATGCTGCGTAAGTTGAATGCAGGCGACACGTCAGAAGCGTGCGACGAGCTAAAGCGATGGAATAAAGCTGGTGGCAAAGTCTGGCGGGGGCTGGTGGATCGTCGGGCAGTGGAGCGTGAGTTATGTTTGGCGACGTAA
- a CDS encoding PBSX family phage terminase large subunit yields MTSMQISKPTLNPALRPFWTTKARNKVLYGGRTSSKSWDAAGIAIFLADNYPLRFLCTRQIQNKIEESVYALLRIQINRFGLRHRFRIMDNKIINRHTGAEFIFYGLWRHTEEIKSLEGVDVLWNEEAHAMTEAQWEILEPTIRKEGSECWFIFNPRLVTDFVWRNFVVEPPPNTLVRKINYDENPFLSDTIKTVIEAAKARDPEAFDHVYLGVPRTDDDEAIIKLSWIEAAIDAHKKLGFKAEGRKRVGFDVADSGEDKCANVFSHGSVAFWADEWKAREDELMKSSKRTYNVALERDAEVVYDSIGVGASCGSKFAEINEERQKEEGRRAKLVEYHKFNAGADVHEPEREYQPGIKNKDFFSNLKAQSWWLVADRFRNTFNAVTHGEKFPVDEMISIDSDCPFLDKLKFELSTPKRDFDKNGRVKVESKKDLAKREVKSPNVADGFIMAFAPVKTRRGFFG; encoded by the coding sequence ATGACTTCTATGCAGATATCGAAACCAACACTGAATCCAGCGCTGCGCCCGTTCTGGACGACAAAGGCAAGGAATAAAGTTTTATATGGTGGGCGAACATCAAGTAAGTCGTGGGATGCTGCTGGGATCGCTATTTTTCTGGCTGACAATTACCCTCTACGATTCCTTTGCACTCGTCAGATACAGAACAAAATCGAGGAGTCAGTTTACGCCCTACTAAGAATCCAGATAAACAGGTTTGGGCTGCGTCACCGCTTCCGCATTATGGATAACAAAATAATCAACCGGCACACAGGCGCGGAATTCATTTTCTATGGCCTATGGCGTCACACTGAAGAGATCAAATCTTTGGAAGGCGTAGATGTGCTTTGGAATGAAGAGGCGCACGCGATGACCGAGGCGCAGTGGGAGATACTGGAACCGACAATTCGTAAAGAGGGCTCGGAATGTTGGTTTATCTTCAACCCGCGACTGGTTACAGATTTCGTCTGGAGAAATTTTGTTGTCGAGCCACCACCAAACACCTTGGTGCGTAAAATTAACTACGATGAAAACCCGTTTTTGAGTGACACGATTAAAACTGTTATCGAGGCAGCTAAAGCGCGCGACCCAGAAGCGTTTGATCACGTTTACCTCGGTGTACCTCGCACGGATGACGACGAGGCGATCATTAAGCTGTCGTGGATTGAAGCGGCTATTGATGCTCATAAAAAGTTAGGGTTCAAGGCCGAAGGGCGTAAACGCGTTGGCTTTGACGTAGCAGACAGCGGAGAAGATAAGTGCGCAAATGTTTTTTCTCACGGCTCTGTCGCGTTCTGGGCTGACGAATGGAAGGCCCGTGAAGACGAGTTAATGAAAAGCAGCAAGCGGACGTATAACGTTGCGCTGGAGCGTGATGCTGAGGTGGTTTACGACTCAATCGGTGTTGGTGCTTCATGTGGATCTAAGTTTGCCGAGATCAACGAAGAGCGGCAGAAGGAGGAGGGGCGACGCGCCAAGCTGGTGGAATATCATAAATTCAATGCTGGCGCAGATGTTCATGAACCAGAGCGAGAGTATCAACCTGGCATTAAGAACAAGGATTTCTTCTCAAACCTCAAAGCTCAGTCTTGGTGGCTAGTTGCTGACCGCTTCCGCAATACGTTCAACGCCGTAACGCATGGTGAGAAGTTCCCTGTTGACGAAATGATCAGTATTGATAGTGATTGTCCATTTTTAGATAAGCTGAAATTTGAGCTATCCACGCCAAAGCGTGACTTCGACAAAAACGGGCGCGTTAAGGTTGAGAGCAAAAAGGATTTGGCAAAGCGTGAAGTTAAATCCCCAAACGTTGCAGATGGTTTCATTATGGCGTTCGCTCCGGTCAAAACTCGCCGTGGCTTTTTTGGATAA